A portion of the Pseudoalteromonas luteoviolacea genome contains these proteins:
- a CDS encoding outer membrane protein assembly factor BamE, which translates to MQYNKPLLTWLVAAIMTIFLSGCSSWVYRINVPQGNFLEQSDVDKLRIEMTKEQVMFVLGTPVAKDAFNSSKWHYKYVFNIDRESEIRKSLIVHFENDKLVKLTGDFEIPAEFNTPLNN; encoded by the coding sequence ATGCAGTACAATAAACCCCTTTTGACTTGGCTGGTAGCCGCCATCATGACTATATTTTTGTCCGGTTGTTCAAGCTGGGTTTATAGGATAAATGTGCCTCAAGGCAATTTTTTAGAACAATCAGATGTCGACAAACTCAGAATCGAAATGACTAAAGAACAAGTTATGTTCGTTCTAGGCACGCCCGTTGCAAAAGATGCGTTTAATTCTTCAAAGTGGCACTATAAGTACGTATTTAACATTGATAGAGAGTCAGAAATACGTAAAAGCTTAATCGTGCATTTTGAAAACGATAAATTGGTAAAGCTCACAGGAGATTTTGAAATACCTGCAGAGTTTAATACACCGTTAAACAACTAA
- a CDS encoding GIY-YIG nuclease family protein encodes MQFDCAIWKKFLRSRNLNVSKSNQANTQWYLYIVENRLGHWYTGITTDLHRRLAQHNNGTGAKSLRGKGPISLIVAVSHLSKVDAAKLEWQVKQLNKAQKRQLVAEALSEVCERTNLVIAFDTCVSFSKLISSNVSLTE; translated from the coding sequence GTGCAATTCGACTGTGCAATTTGGAAAAAGTTTCTAAGATCGAGAAATTTAAATGTGAGTAAAAGTAATCAAGCCAATACACAATGGTATTTATATATTGTCGAAAATAGATTAGGTCACTGGTATACAGGGATAACCACAGACTTACATCGTCGACTAGCGCAACATAACAATGGTACAGGTGCTAAGAGTTTGCGTGGTAAGGGACCTATATCACTCATCGTGGCTGTGTCTCATTTATCCAAAGTAGATGCGGCCAAACTTGAATGGCAAGTAAAGCAGCTTAACAAAGCTCAAAAGCGTCAATTAGTGGCTGAGGCATTGTCTGAAGTTTGTGAGCGCACAAATTTAGTGATTGCATTCGATACTTGCGTGAGCTTTTCAAAGTTGATCTCATCAAATGTATCTTTAACAGAGTGA